The genomic interval ACTTTGCCCATGATTTTCCTTTTGTCGCCATCTCGGTTGGCGCGTACCGTGACGGTCAAGGCGAATGGGGCATTGTGTACAACCCGTATAGCGACGAACTTTATCACGCCGTGGCGCAGCAAGGGGCATATTTGAATGGCAATGCTATTCAGATCAGCCACACCGATAGCTTGCGCCAAAGCTTGCTGGCAACAGGATTTCCGTACAGCGTCGCGGGCAATCCCGCCCACCGTCGCCAAATGTTAGATGTGCTTGACCGCGTGCTGGAGCAGACACAAGGAATGCGCCGTTGCGGGAGCGCCTCGTTAGACCTTTGTTTTGTTGCACGTGGCATACTCGACGGGTTCTACGAATGGGGGCTGAAGCCGTGGGATATTGCCGCGGGTGCGCTGATTCTGCAGGAAGCCGGAGGAAGCGTGACGGATATGCGCCGCCAAACGCATGATATGTTCGCCGATGGCATTGTGGCCACCAACGGACGAATTCACGAGCAACTGTTGAACCTTATGGGTACGGTGGGATAGTAGGTGCGACTGAGCGGTAGTGTTTTTTGGGAATTCAGCTATCAGTATTCCCTTCCTTCTATTTCGATATTGCGGACAATCATAGAAAACTACGCGGGTTGCACTTATTGCATTTGCCTTGATTTCCGCCGATTGTGCGGCATTTATCGCCTAGAGTAGGCATTCTGTCATTACGTTTTTGAGTCAATGGATGGCAAATGTACTGGAAGTGTATTTGTCGCTACTATTTTTGGGTTCACTGGTTCCAGCACACTGCGCGCCAGGCAAGGCGTTCTCGATAAGATCTTGCCGGAATTACATTCGTGCCCGTAACGTGATGAGTGTGTTGGTGTTTTCCCTCGCAATATGCCGGAATCCATCGGTTATGCGCTGATCCTGCGAGGCGGTTGACCAAAAAGCAATGGCGGCTTCACACGCGGTGAGCCATAGTGCTCGCTGGCGTGGCAAGGGCGGGGTTGGTGTAAATTCACGCAGGGGGAGTTCGCCTCCGGCCAGCGGAGCATAGAGCATGGGGAGCATGTCGTAGCTTGGGGCAAGTTGCAGTGTACCTTGGTATGGGCGAAAACTGAGGTTGCCAAAGTGCATATCGGTATTGGCGATAAGTGTTCCAAACCACCACAGAAGATGGACACGGTCGCGGTCGTTTTTTTGTAACCATCCACGGCTGTGCATCGCATCGGCGAGAGATGGCCAATTGACAGGTGCTTTGCCCAGTAGGGCGGCATTGATAATTTCTAGGCTGATGAGTGGGCTACGGCCAAACTGTCCATGTCGATCAAAGCGTTCGACTTCAAGAAAAATTCGGTTGTGAGCGTGCAGGATGCGGCTTTTGGCGGCACGCAGATCATGCCATTCGTTGATCTGTTCCGACGCTAATTGTTCACATATCAATAAGTCGCGCCAGCGTGTGACCGCTGGTGAATTGTCGGCACCGGAAAATTTTACAATGACATGTGGGGTTGCACTGCCTGGCAGTTCGCGTATGGCGGTGAATTTAGGAAACTCTCCGGCGGCGCTTGATCCTGCTCTGCCAGAACTGAGCGCTTGCTCGGCTAGCTCGATATAGCGTGTTTCTAAATGAACTTCGCTGAGTGGTGATGGTGGGTTCAGTTTGTCCAGTTGCCAACGCTCACAGGCCGTGTCGCCTACGATCAGATTGCCACTGAGGTCGCACCCCTTATGTGTGAGCACATATATCAGGTGTTCATCGCTCCATTGGAGGGGATTGTCGGGAACTTCCAGAGGCTGGTGAATGGCTCGGGCGAAGTTCCTCCCCATAAACCCTTGTGGTTGAAGTTGGTAGAGGGGATAGGGTAACCCATCCCACCAGCCGCCATGATTTTCGTCGCCTTGTGGCCAATCTGTTCCTTCTAACGACATCCAAGATCCCGCGGGATGAACAAGAGCAAGTGGAGCGAAAAGACTTGCTTGGCCTGCTTCGTTAATCTGATAGACGGGGATATCTTCTACGCTGCCGCGCACTGCGCGGCGCAATGCATAGCGTGTGCGGCGTGCTTTTCCGCTGACAAGGAGGGCGGGCCACGGCTCTTTTAGTAGTCGGTGCAGCGTTGCCAAGCTGATGTTCAGTTTTTTGGCAAGTGTAGTGGCTTTGCTGCCAGCTTCTCTGGAGAGGACATGTTCGAGCCGTTCTCGTGCTTGCTGATATTTGTTTGCCATGCCGACCTCGTTGAGGAGATTTCTGATGAAATTCTTAACGAGATTTTGCGATATAAGCTTCAGAAAATCAATATGTTATATTTTTATATTCGAATAATGACCATGTTTTTTGATGCAAATGCTACGTGGATTATTATCGCGTTTTCCCCGCCCGCATGCTGTTCGCGATGGCGAGTAACGCGACGCCGACGTCGGCCAGTACGGCTTGCCAGAGTGATGCGAGTCCCAGCACGCCCAGTCCCATAATGGCGAGTTTCAGTCCGAGTGCCAGTGCAACGTTTTGCCGTGCAATA from Chrysiogenes arsenatis DSM 11915 carries:
- a CDS encoding inositol monophosphatase family protein; translated protein: MNATQFTVEVVDLVWKAGAIIREQINTAKDIQYKGEIDLVTSTDLAVEAFLKEGLAKLFPDYTLVAEESADISSGKVPAKAIYIDPIDGTTNFAHDFPFVAISVGAYRDGQGEWGIVYNPYSDELYHAVAQQGAYLNGNAIQISHTDSLRQSLLATGFPYSVAGNPAHRRQMLDVLDRVLEQTQGMRRCGSASLDLCFVARGILDGFYEWGLKPWDIAAGALILQEAGGSVTDMRRQTHDMFADGIVATNGRIHEQLLNLMGTVG
- the yjjJ gene encoding type II toxin-antitoxin system HipA family toxin YjjJ produces the protein MANKYQQARERLEHVLSREAGSKATTLAKKLNISLATLHRLLKEPWPALLVSGKARRTRYALRRAVRGSVEDIPVYQINEAGQASLFAPLALVHPAGSWMSLEGTDWPQGDENHGGWWDGLPYPLYQLQPQGFMGRNFARAIHQPLEVPDNPLQWSDEHLIYVLTHKGCDLSGNLIVGDTACERWQLDKLNPPSPLSEVHLETRYIELAEQALSSGRAGSSAAGEFPKFTAIRELPGSATPHVIVKFSGADNSPAVTRWRDLLICEQLASEQINEWHDLRAAKSRILHAHNRIFLEVERFDRHGQFGRSPLISLEIINAALLGKAPVNWPSLADAMHSRGWLQKNDRDRVHLLWWFGTLIANTDMHFGNLSFRPYQGTLQLAPSYDMLPMLYAPLAGGELPLREFTPTPPLPRQRALWLTACEAAIAFWSTASQDQRITDGFRHIARENTNTLITLRARM